A window of Rhinatrema bivittatum chromosome 2, aRhiBiv1.1, whole genome shotgun sequence contains these coding sequences:
- the LOC115084264 gene encoding LOW QUALITY PROTEIN: guanine nucleotide-binding protein G(I)/G(S)/G(O) subunit gamma-11-like (The sequence of the model RefSeq protein was modified relative to this genomic sequence to represent the inferred CDS: deleted 1 base in 1 codon) → MTSVCKTSSANGVPFFSPHQKMPVINIEDLTEKDKLKMEVEQLKKEVKMERQLVSKCSEEIKNYIEENSGEDPLVKGIPEDKNPFKEKGGCVIA, encoded by the exons ATGACCAGTGTCTGTAAAACCTCATCGGCAAACggtgtcccttttttt tctccccatcagAAGATGCCGGTCATCAACATAGAGGATCTAACAGAAAAGGATAAACTAAAAATGGAAGTTGAACAGCTCAAGAAAGAAGTGAAGATGGAGAGACAATTA GTGTCCAAGTGTTCAGAAGAAATTAAGAAttacattgaagaaaattctgGAGAAGATCCTTTGGTGAAGGGTATTCCCGAGGACAAAAATCCCTTCAAAGAGAAAGGAGGTTGTGTCATTGCATAA